In a single window of the Callithrix jacchus isolate 240 chromosome 1, calJac240_pri, whole genome shotgun sequence genome:
- the PCDH9 gene encoding protocadherin-9 isoform X7, with protein sequence MDLRDFYLLAALIACLRLDSAIAQELIYTIREELPENVPIGNIPKDLNISHINAATGTSTSLVYRLVSKAGDAPLVKVSSSTGEIFTTSNRIDREKLCAGASYAEENECFFELEVVILPNDFFRLIKIKIIVKDTNDNAPMFPSPVINISIPENTLINSRFPIPSATDPDTGFNGVQHYELLNGQSVFGLDIVETPEGEKWPQLIVQQNLDREQKDTYVMKIKVEDGGTPQKSSTAILQVTVSDVNDNRPVFKEGQVEVHIPENAPVGTSVIQLHATDADIGSNAEIRYIFGAQVAPATKRLFALNNTTGLITVQRSLDREETAIHKVTVLASDGSSTPARATVTINVTDVNDNPPNIDLRYIISPINGTVYLSEKDPVNTKIALITVSDKDTDVNGKVICFIEREVPFHLKAVYDNQYLLETSSLLDYEGTKEFSFKIVASDSGKPSLNQTALVRVKLEDENDNPPIFNQPVIELSVSENNRRGLYLTTISATDEDSGKNADIVYQLGPNASFFDLDRKTGVLTASRVFDREEQERFIFTVTARDNGTPPLQSQAAVIVTVLDENDNSPKFTHNHFQFFVSENLPKYSTVGVITVTDADAGENKAVTLSILNDNDNFVLDPYSGVIKSNVSFDREQQSSYTFDVKATDGGQPPRSSTAKVTINVMDVNDNSPVVISPPSNTSFKLVPLSAIPGSVVAEVFAVDVDTGMNAELKYTIVSGNNKGLFRIDPVTGNITLEEKPAPTDVGLHRLVVNISDLGYPKSLHTLVLVFLYVNDTAGNASYIYDLIRRTMETPLDRNIGDSSQPYQNEDYLTIMIAIIAGAMVVIVVIFVTVLVRCRHASRFKAAQRSKQGAEWMSPNQENKQNKKKKRKKRKSPKSSLLNFVTIEESKPDDAVHEPINGTISLPAELEEQSIGRFDWGPAPPTTFKPNSPDLAKHYKSASPQPAFHLKPDTPVSVKKHHVIQELPLDNTFVGGCDTLSKRSSTSSDHFSASECSSQGGFKTKGPLHTRQCNSHSKSDNIPVTPQKCPSSAGFHIQENEESHYEVLGVSLELKTSFLQSGCLEAQRKKNSHRTNSTTRPLRTRGPKQMATLTPTLMGLWVPED encoded by the coding sequence ATGGACCTGAGGGATTTTTACCTGTTGGCTGCTCTGATTGCCTGTTTAAGGCTGGATTCCGCAATAGCTCAAGAACTTATTTACACTATTAGagaggaattgcctgaaaatgtgCCCATAGGAAACATACCAAAGGATCTGAACATTTCTCACATCAATGCTGCCACAGGGACCAGCACCAGCCTTGTCTACAGACTGGTTTCTAAAGCTGGGGATGCCCCTTTGGTGAAAGTATCCAGCAGCACTGGGGAAATTTTCACAACCTCCAACAGGATagacagagaaaaactctgtgCTGGCGCCTCATATGCTGAGGAGAATGAGTGTTTCTTTGAACTTGAGGTGGTGATCCTCCCCAATGACTTCTTCAGGctgatcaaaataaaaataattgtcaagGATACCAATGATAATGCCCCCATGTTTCCATCTCCTGTCATCAATATTTCCATTCCAGAAAACACTTTGATCAACAGCCGCTTTCCAATTCCATCAGCAACAGATCCTGACACAGGCTTCAATGGTGTACAGCATTATGAATTGTTAAATGGTCAGAGTGTTTTTGGACTGGATATCGTGGAAACTCCGGAGGGAGAGAAGTGGCCACAATTGATTGTTCAGCAAAACTTGGATAGAGAACAGAAAGATACCTATGTGATGAAAATCAAAGTAGAGGATGGAGGCACTCCACAGAAATCCAGTACGGCCATACTGCAGGTCACAGTAAGTGATGTAAATGACAACAGGCCGGTGTTTAAAGAGGGTCAAGTAGAGGTGCATATTCCAGAGAATGCTCCTGTAGGTACCTCTGTAATTCAGCTCCATGCCACAGATGCAGACATAGGCAGCAATGCTGAAATCCGGTACATTTTTGGTGCCCAGGTCGCCCCTGCAACCAAAAGACTCTTTGCTTTAAATAATACTACTGGGCTGATTACAGTTCAGAGGTCCTTAGACAGAGAGGAGACAGCCATTCACAAAGTGACAGTGCTGGCTAGTGATGGCAGCTCCACTCCTGCTCGAGCAACGGTTACCATCAATGTCACCGATGTAAATGATAACCCTCCTAACATAGACCTCAGGTACATTATAAGTCCCATCAATGGCACCGTGTATTTATCTGAGAAAGATCCTGTCAATACAAAGATTGCCCTAATTACAGTTTCAGATAAGGACACAGATGTGAATGGCAAAGTGATCTGTTTTATTGAAAGAGAGGTCCCATTTCATTTGAAGGCAGTTTATGACAACCAATATTTGTTAGAGACCTCTTCTTTGTTGGACTATGAGGGCACCAAAGAATTCAGCTTTAAAATTGTTGCCTCTGATTCTGGGAAGCCCAGTTTAAATCAGACTGCCCTGGTAAGGGTTAAGCTTGAGGATGAAAATGACAACCCACCAATTTTCAACCAGCCTGTAATTGAGCTGTCAGTTTCTGAAAACAACCGACGTGGGTTATACTTAACAACTATTAGTGCCACAGATGAAGACAGTGGGAAAAATGCAGACATTGTTTATCAGCTTGGACCGAATGCCTCCTTCTTTGATCTGGACCGAAAAACAGGAGTTTTGACAGCCTCCAGAGTCTTTGACAGAGAAGAACAAGAACGATTCATTTTTACAGTAACTGCCAGGGACAATGGAACCCCTCCCCTCCAAAGCCAAGCGGCTGTGATAGTTACTGTTCTGGATGAGAATGACAATAGCCCCAAGTTTACTCAtaatcattttcaattttttgtgtcTGAGAATCTGCCAAAGTATAGTACTGTGGGGGTAATCACAGTGACAGatgcagatgctggagagaataaaGCTGTGACTCTTTCCATTCTAAATGACAACGATAATTTTGTGTTGGATCCCTATTCCGGAGTCATAAAGTCAAATGTCTCCTTTGATAGAGAGCAGCAGAGTTCCTACACTTTTGATGTCAAAGCCACTGATGGAGGACAGCCACCTCGTTCCTCTACTGCAAAAGTAACTATCAACGTCATGGATGTCAATGACAACAGCCCAGTTGTCATTTCTCCACCATCTAATACTTCCTTTAAGTTGGTGCCCCTCTCAGCCATTCCTGGCTCCGTGGTAGCAGAAGTTTTTGCAGTGGATGTTGACACTGGAATGAACGCTGAACTAAAGTATACTATAGTGAGTGGAAACAACAAAGGCTTATTTCGGATTGATCCAGTAACAGGTAACATTACTCTGGAAGAAAAACCAGCACCTACTGATGTGGGATTGCATCGCTTGGTGGTCAACATAAGTGACCTGGGGTACCCTAAATCTTTGCACACACTTGTGCTTGTATTTCTTTATGTTAATGACACTGCTGGAAATGCCTCCTATATCTATGACTTGATCCGCAGGACTATGGAGACCCCGCTGGACAGGAACATAGGGGATAGTAGCCAACCCTATCAAAATGAGGACTATCTAACCATCATGATTGCCATCATCGCCGGCGCCATGGTGGTCATCGTTGTGATCTTCGTCACTGTTCTGGTGCGCTGTCGCCATGCATCAAGGTTCAAAGCAGCTCAGAGGAGCAAGCAAGGTGCCGAATGGATGTCCCCAAACCAggagaacaaacaaaacaagaaaaagaaaagaaagaaaaggaagtctcCCAAGAGctctcttttgaactttgttaCTATCGAAGAGTCCAAACCTGATGATGCAGTTCATGAACCAATCAATGGGACAATAAGCCTGCCGGCTGAACTGGAGGAACAAAGTATAGGAAGATTTGACTGGGGCCCGGCACCTCCAACCACGTTCAAGCCTAACAGTCCTGACCTGGCCAAGCACTACAAATCTGCTTCTCCACAGCCTGCTTTTCATCTCAAACCAGACACTCcagtttctgtgaaaaagcatCATGTGATTCAGGAACTCCCTTTGGACAACACCTTTGTCGGGGGTTGTGATACCCTTTCTAAACGCTCTTCCACTAGTTCAGATCACTTCAGTGCCTCAGAGTGCAGTTCCCAAGGAGGCTTCAAGACAAAGGGCCCCTTACACACCAGACAG
- the PCDH9 gene encoding protocadherin-9 isoform X9 — translation MDLRDFYLLAALIACLRLDSAIAQELIYTIREELPENVPIGNIPKDLNISHINAATGTSTSLVYRLVSKAGDAPLVKVSSSTGEIFTTSNRIDREKLCAGASYAEENECFFELEVVILPNDFFRLIKIKIIVKDTNDNAPMFPSPVINISIPENTLINSRFPIPSATDPDTGFNGVQHYELLNGQSVFGLDIVETPEGEKWPQLIVQQNLDREQKDTYVMKIKVEDGGTPQKSSTAILQVTVSDVNDNRPVFKEGQVEVHIPENAPVGTSVIQLHATDADIGSNAEIRYIFGAQVAPATKRLFALNNTTGLITVQRSLDREETAIHKVTVLASDGSSTPARATVTINVTDVNDNPPNIDLRYIISPINGTVYLSEKDPVNTKIALITVSDKDTDVNGKVICFIEREVPFHLKAVYDNQYLLETSSLLDYEGTKEFSFKIVASDSGKPSLNQTALVRVKLEDENDNPPIFNQPVIELSVSENNRRGLYLTTISATDEDSGKNADIVYQLGPNASFFDLDRKTGVLTASRVFDREEQERFIFTVTARDNGTPPLQSQAAVIVTVLDENDNSPKFTHNHFQFFVSENLPKYSTVGVITVTDADAGENKAVTLSILNDNDNFVLDPYSGVIKSNVSFDREQQSSYTFDVKATDGGQPPRSSTAKVTINVMDVNDNSPVVISPPSNTSFKLVPLSAIPGSVVAEVFAVDVDTGMNAELKYTIVSGNNKGLFRIDPVTGNITLEEKPAPTDVGLHRLVVNISDLGYPKSLHTLVLVFLYVNDTAGNASYIYDLIRRTMETPLDRNIGDSSQPYQNEDYLTIMIAIIAGAMVVIVVIFVTVLVRCRHASRFKAAQRSKQGAEWMSPNQENKQNKKKKRKKRKSPKSSLLNFVTIEESKPDDAVHEPINGTISLPAELEEQSIGRFDWGPAPPTTFKPNSPDLAKHYKSASPQPAFHLKPDTPVSVKKHHVIQELPLDNTFVGGCDTLSKRSSTSSDHFSASECSSQGGFKTKGPLHTRQCIPYSAFI, via the coding sequence ATGGACCTGAGGGATTTTTACCTGTTGGCTGCTCTGATTGCCTGTTTAAGGCTGGATTCCGCAATAGCTCAAGAACTTATTTACACTATTAGagaggaattgcctgaaaatgtgCCCATAGGAAACATACCAAAGGATCTGAACATTTCTCACATCAATGCTGCCACAGGGACCAGCACCAGCCTTGTCTACAGACTGGTTTCTAAAGCTGGGGATGCCCCTTTGGTGAAAGTATCCAGCAGCACTGGGGAAATTTTCACAACCTCCAACAGGATagacagagaaaaactctgtgCTGGCGCCTCATATGCTGAGGAGAATGAGTGTTTCTTTGAACTTGAGGTGGTGATCCTCCCCAATGACTTCTTCAGGctgatcaaaataaaaataattgtcaagGATACCAATGATAATGCCCCCATGTTTCCATCTCCTGTCATCAATATTTCCATTCCAGAAAACACTTTGATCAACAGCCGCTTTCCAATTCCATCAGCAACAGATCCTGACACAGGCTTCAATGGTGTACAGCATTATGAATTGTTAAATGGTCAGAGTGTTTTTGGACTGGATATCGTGGAAACTCCGGAGGGAGAGAAGTGGCCACAATTGATTGTTCAGCAAAACTTGGATAGAGAACAGAAAGATACCTATGTGATGAAAATCAAAGTAGAGGATGGAGGCACTCCACAGAAATCCAGTACGGCCATACTGCAGGTCACAGTAAGTGATGTAAATGACAACAGGCCGGTGTTTAAAGAGGGTCAAGTAGAGGTGCATATTCCAGAGAATGCTCCTGTAGGTACCTCTGTAATTCAGCTCCATGCCACAGATGCAGACATAGGCAGCAATGCTGAAATCCGGTACATTTTTGGTGCCCAGGTCGCCCCTGCAACCAAAAGACTCTTTGCTTTAAATAATACTACTGGGCTGATTACAGTTCAGAGGTCCTTAGACAGAGAGGAGACAGCCATTCACAAAGTGACAGTGCTGGCTAGTGATGGCAGCTCCACTCCTGCTCGAGCAACGGTTACCATCAATGTCACCGATGTAAATGATAACCCTCCTAACATAGACCTCAGGTACATTATAAGTCCCATCAATGGCACCGTGTATTTATCTGAGAAAGATCCTGTCAATACAAAGATTGCCCTAATTACAGTTTCAGATAAGGACACAGATGTGAATGGCAAAGTGATCTGTTTTATTGAAAGAGAGGTCCCATTTCATTTGAAGGCAGTTTATGACAACCAATATTTGTTAGAGACCTCTTCTTTGTTGGACTATGAGGGCACCAAAGAATTCAGCTTTAAAATTGTTGCCTCTGATTCTGGGAAGCCCAGTTTAAATCAGACTGCCCTGGTAAGGGTTAAGCTTGAGGATGAAAATGACAACCCACCAATTTTCAACCAGCCTGTAATTGAGCTGTCAGTTTCTGAAAACAACCGACGTGGGTTATACTTAACAACTATTAGTGCCACAGATGAAGACAGTGGGAAAAATGCAGACATTGTTTATCAGCTTGGACCGAATGCCTCCTTCTTTGATCTGGACCGAAAAACAGGAGTTTTGACAGCCTCCAGAGTCTTTGACAGAGAAGAACAAGAACGATTCATTTTTACAGTAACTGCCAGGGACAATGGAACCCCTCCCCTCCAAAGCCAAGCGGCTGTGATAGTTACTGTTCTGGATGAGAATGACAATAGCCCCAAGTTTACTCAtaatcattttcaattttttgtgtcTGAGAATCTGCCAAAGTATAGTACTGTGGGGGTAATCACAGTGACAGatgcagatgctggagagaataaaGCTGTGACTCTTTCCATTCTAAATGACAACGATAATTTTGTGTTGGATCCCTATTCCGGAGTCATAAAGTCAAATGTCTCCTTTGATAGAGAGCAGCAGAGTTCCTACACTTTTGATGTCAAAGCCACTGATGGAGGACAGCCACCTCGTTCCTCTACTGCAAAAGTAACTATCAACGTCATGGATGTCAATGACAACAGCCCAGTTGTCATTTCTCCACCATCTAATACTTCCTTTAAGTTGGTGCCCCTCTCAGCCATTCCTGGCTCCGTGGTAGCAGAAGTTTTTGCAGTGGATGTTGACACTGGAATGAACGCTGAACTAAAGTATACTATAGTGAGTGGAAACAACAAAGGCTTATTTCGGATTGATCCAGTAACAGGTAACATTACTCTGGAAGAAAAACCAGCACCTACTGATGTGGGATTGCATCGCTTGGTGGTCAACATAAGTGACCTGGGGTACCCTAAATCTTTGCACACACTTGTGCTTGTATTTCTTTATGTTAATGACACTGCTGGAAATGCCTCCTATATCTATGACTTGATCCGCAGGACTATGGAGACCCCGCTGGACAGGAACATAGGGGATAGTAGCCAACCCTATCAAAATGAGGACTATCTAACCATCATGATTGCCATCATCGCCGGCGCCATGGTGGTCATCGTTGTGATCTTCGTCACTGTTCTGGTGCGCTGTCGCCATGCATCAAGGTTCAAAGCAGCTCAGAGGAGCAAGCAAGGTGCCGAATGGATGTCCCCAAACCAggagaacaaacaaaacaagaaaaagaaaagaaagaaaaggaagtctcCCAAGAGctctcttttgaactttgttaCTATCGAAGAGTCCAAACCTGATGATGCAGTTCATGAACCAATCAATGGGACAATAAGCCTGCCGGCTGAACTGGAGGAACAAAGTATAGGAAGATTTGACTGGGGCCCGGCACCTCCAACCACGTTCAAGCCTAACAGTCCTGACCTGGCCAAGCACTACAAATCTGCTTCTCCACAGCCTGCTTTTCATCTCAAACCAGACACTCcagtttctgtgaaaaagcatCATGTGATTCAGGAACTCCCTTTGGACAACACCTTTGTCGGGGGTTGTGATACCCTTTCTAAACGCTCTTCCACTAGTTCAGATCACTTCAGTGCCTCAGAGTGCAGTTCCCAAGGAGGCTTCAAGACAAAGGGCCCCTTACACACCAGACAG
- the PCDH9 gene encoding protocadherin-9 isoform X8, producing MDLRDFYLLAALIACLRLDSAIAQELIYTIREELPENVPIGNIPKDLNISHINAATGTSTSLVYRLVSKAGDAPLVKVSSSTGEIFTTSNRIDREKLCAGASYAEENECFFELEVVILPNDFFRLIKIKIIVKDTNDNAPMFPSPVINISIPENTLINSRFPIPSATDPDTGFNGVQHYELLNGQSVFGLDIVETPEGEKWPQLIVQQNLDREQKDTYVMKIKVEDGGTPQKSSTAILQVTVSDVNDNRPVFKEGQVEVHIPENAPVGTSVIQLHATDADIGSNAEIRYIFGAQVAPATKRLFALNNTTGLITVQRSLDREETAIHKVTVLASDGSSTPARATVTINVTDVNDNPPNIDLRYIISPINGTVYLSEKDPVNTKIALITVSDKDTDVNGKVICFIEREVPFHLKAVYDNQYLLETSSLLDYEGTKEFSFKIVASDSGKPSLNQTALVRVKLEDENDNPPIFNQPVIELSVSENNRRGLYLTTISATDEDSGKNADIVYQLGPNASFFDLDRKTGVLTASRVFDREEQERFIFTVTARDNGTPPLQSQAAVIVTVLDENDNSPKFTHNHFQFFVSENLPKYSTVGVITVTDADAGENKAVTLSILNDNDNFVLDPYSGVIKSNVSFDREQQSSYTFDVKATDGGQPPRSSTAKVTINVMDVNDNSPVVISPPSNTSFKLVPLSAIPGSVVAEVFAVDVDTGMNAELKYTIVSGNNKGLFRIDPVTGNITLEEKPAPTDVGLHRLVVNISDLGYPKSLHTLVLVFLYVNDTAGNASYIYDLIRRTMETPLDRNIGDSSQPYQNEDYLTIMIAIIAGAMVVIVVIFVTVLVRCRHASRFKAAQRSKQGAEWMSPNQENKQNKKKKRKKRKSPKSSLLNFVTIEESKPDDAVHEPINGTISLPAELEEQSIGRFDWGPAPPTTFKPNSPDLAKHYKSASPQPAFHLKPDTPVSVKKHHVIQELPLDNTFVGGCDTLSKRSSTSSDHFSASECSSQGGFKTKGPLHTRQPLCLNGSEATTIMHLCANLPAKISMGLPPAYL from the coding sequence ATGGACCTGAGGGATTTTTACCTGTTGGCTGCTCTGATTGCCTGTTTAAGGCTGGATTCCGCAATAGCTCAAGAACTTATTTACACTATTAGagaggaattgcctgaaaatgtgCCCATAGGAAACATACCAAAGGATCTGAACATTTCTCACATCAATGCTGCCACAGGGACCAGCACCAGCCTTGTCTACAGACTGGTTTCTAAAGCTGGGGATGCCCCTTTGGTGAAAGTATCCAGCAGCACTGGGGAAATTTTCACAACCTCCAACAGGATagacagagaaaaactctgtgCTGGCGCCTCATATGCTGAGGAGAATGAGTGTTTCTTTGAACTTGAGGTGGTGATCCTCCCCAATGACTTCTTCAGGctgatcaaaataaaaataattgtcaagGATACCAATGATAATGCCCCCATGTTTCCATCTCCTGTCATCAATATTTCCATTCCAGAAAACACTTTGATCAACAGCCGCTTTCCAATTCCATCAGCAACAGATCCTGACACAGGCTTCAATGGTGTACAGCATTATGAATTGTTAAATGGTCAGAGTGTTTTTGGACTGGATATCGTGGAAACTCCGGAGGGAGAGAAGTGGCCACAATTGATTGTTCAGCAAAACTTGGATAGAGAACAGAAAGATACCTATGTGATGAAAATCAAAGTAGAGGATGGAGGCACTCCACAGAAATCCAGTACGGCCATACTGCAGGTCACAGTAAGTGATGTAAATGACAACAGGCCGGTGTTTAAAGAGGGTCAAGTAGAGGTGCATATTCCAGAGAATGCTCCTGTAGGTACCTCTGTAATTCAGCTCCATGCCACAGATGCAGACATAGGCAGCAATGCTGAAATCCGGTACATTTTTGGTGCCCAGGTCGCCCCTGCAACCAAAAGACTCTTTGCTTTAAATAATACTACTGGGCTGATTACAGTTCAGAGGTCCTTAGACAGAGAGGAGACAGCCATTCACAAAGTGACAGTGCTGGCTAGTGATGGCAGCTCCACTCCTGCTCGAGCAACGGTTACCATCAATGTCACCGATGTAAATGATAACCCTCCTAACATAGACCTCAGGTACATTATAAGTCCCATCAATGGCACCGTGTATTTATCTGAGAAAGATCCTGTCAATACAAAGATTGCCCTAATTACAGTTTCAGATAAGGACACAGATGTGAATGGCAAAGTGATCTGTTTTATTGAAAGAGAGGTCCCATTTCATTTGAAGGCAGTTTATGACAACCAATATTTGTTAGAGACCTCTTCTTTGTTGGACTATGAGGGCACCAAAGAATTCAGCTTTAAAATTGTTGCCTCTGATTCTGGGAAGCCCAGTTTAAATCAGACTGCCCTGGTAAGGGTTAAGCTTGAGGATGAAAATGACAACCCACCAATTTTCAACCAGCCTGTAATTGAGCTGTCAGTTTCTGAAAACAACCGACGTGGGTTATACTTAACAACTATTAGTGCCACAGATGAAGACAGTGGGAAAAATGCAGACATTGTTTATCAGCTTGGACCGAATGCCTCCTTCTTTGATCTGGACCGAAAAACAGGAGTTTTGACAGCCTCCAGAGTCTTTGACAGAGAAGAACAAGAACGATTCATTTTTACAGTAACTGCCAGGGACAATGGAACCCCTCCCCTCCAAAGCCAAGCGGCTGTGATAGTTACTGTTCTGGATGAGAATGACAATAGCCCCAAGTTTACTCAtaatcattttcaattttttgtgtcTGAGAATCTGCCAAAGTATAGTACTGTGGGGGTAATCACAGTGACAGatgcagatgctggagagaataaaGCTGTGACTCTTTCCATTCTAAATGACAACGATAATTTTGTGTTGGATCCCTATTCCGGAGTCATAAAGTCAAATGTCTCCTTTGATAGAGAGCAGCAGAGTTCCTACACTTTTGATGTCAAAGCCACTGATGGAGGACAGCCACCTCGTTCCTCTACTGCAAAAGTAACTATCAACGTCATGGATGTCAATGACAACAGCCCAGTTGTCATTTCTCCACCATCTAATACTTCCTTTAAGTTGGTGCCCCTCTCAGCCATTCCTGGCTCCGTGGTAGCAGAAGTTTTTGCAGTGGATGTTGACACTGGAATGAACGCTGAACTAAAGTATACTATAGTGAGTGGAAACAACAAAGGCTTATTTCGGATTGATCCAGTAACAGGTAACATTACTCTGGAAGAAAAACCAGCACCTACTGATGTGGGATTGCATCGCTTGGTGGTCAACATAAGTGACCTGGGGTACCCTAAATCTTTGCACACACTTGTGCTTGTATTTCTTTATGTTAATGACACTGCTGGAAATGCCTCCTATATCTATGACTTGATCCGCAGGACTATGGAGACCCCGCTGGACAGGAACATAGGGGATAGTAGCCAACCCTATCAAAATGAGGACTATCTAACCATCATGATTGCCATCATCGCCGGCGCCATGGTGGTCATCGTTGTGATCTTCGTCACTGTTCTGGTGCGCTGTCGCCATGCATCAAGGTTCAAAGCAGCTCAGAGGAGCAAGCAAGGTGCCGAATGGATGTCCCCAAACCAggagaacaaacaaaacaagaaaaagaaaagaaagaaaaggaagtctcCCAAGAGctctcttttgaactttgttaCTATCGAAGAGTCCAAACCTGATGATGCAGTTCATGAACCAATCAATGGGACAATAAGCCTGCCGGCTGAACTGGAGGAACAAAGTATAGGAAGATTTGACTGGGGCCCGGCACCTCCAACCACGTTCAAGCCTAACAGTCCTGACCTGGCCAAGCACTACAAATCTGCTTCTCCACAGCCTGCTTTTCATCTCAAACCAGACACTCcagtttctgtgaaaaagcatCATGTGATTCAGGAACTCCCTTTGGACAACACCTTTGTCGGGGGTTGTGATACCCTTTCTAAACGCTCTTCCACTAGTTCAGATCACTTCAGTGCCTCAGAGTGCAGTTCCCAAGGAGGCTTCAAGACAAAGGGCCCCTTACACACCAGACAG